One Aethina tumida isolate Nest 87 chromosome 5, icAetTumi1.1, whole genome shotgun sequence genomic window carries:
- the LOC109605384 gene encoding uncharacterized protein LOC109605384 isoform X1 — protein MEHTRHVHINVCDNQNVIVNEDIPGSSQLTNQVFNEGNQFVPQGHYEFVIEGNYLVNRYVIQENPQHIDQDNNQFVNLDDQRPINVEGYNHQVLTQRNHVPVHGNLQVVPEENLSAMSEEDFDEFEDISDLSLESIDNSMHSYALTIDDSESIDNPRNSHASKNEPKPPGPPLMPEVNLDDFEEVTDLPPEPIDNSMNSHDSSKVLRPLERSGYISRTPRRLTSSVDAENPYQVLTSLNQRLAASPYHCREAWWESLVNDFFYDDACMEFYIPIHGQVKKYKLDRAYIPAFFRSLYPTRKTSVSFEVDGNIKRKNKLVLLESDLIKCEMDHGEPLYVTIKIEGKSIMVLQSNPIGNMKIRKWCWRTIYLNDFINDNKIIDTYKPVIDKFISLSGWPQSTMELLWSRGGNGPPPCFQTNGT, from the coding sequence ATGGAGCACACCAGGCATGTACATATAAATGTGTGTGATAATCAAAACGTAATTGTGAACGAAGATATTCCTGGAAGCAGCCAACTTACGAATCAAGTATTTAACGAGGGGAACCAATTTGTGCCACAAGGTCATTACGAATTTGTAATAGAAGGGAACTACCTAGTGAACCGATATGTGATTCAAGAAAATCCTCAACATATTGACCAAGATAATAACCAATTTGTAAACCTTGATGACCAACGACCAATTAATGTTGAGGGATATAATCACCAAGTTTTGACTCAAAGAAATCACGTACCAGTTCATGGTAACCTCCAGGTCGTGCCTGAAGAAAACCTCTCAGCTATGTCTGAGGAGGACTTTGATGAGTTTGAAGACATTTCTGATTTATCTTTAGAATCAATAGATAATAGCATGCATTCATATGCTTTAACTATTGATGACTCAGAATCAATAGATAACCCAAGGAATTCTCATGCCTCAAAGAATGAACCAAAACCACCTGGCCCCCCACTAATGCCTGAAGTAAACCTTGATGACTTTGAAGAGGTTACTGATCTACCACCAGAACCAATAGATAATAGCATGAATTCACATGATTCAAGCAAGGTACTAAGACCACTTGAGAGATCGGGGTACATTAGTAGAACACCGCGTAGACTTACCTCGTCAGTTGACGCAGAAAATCCGTATCAGGTGTTGACCTCTCTCAATCAGAGATTGGCTGCCAGTCCTTACCATTGTAGGGAAGCGTGGTGGGAAAGTTTGGTCAACGACTTCTTTTACGACGACGCGTGCATGGAATTCTACATTCCAATTCACGGAcaagtaaaaaagtataagTTAGACAGGGCGTACATTCCAGCATTCTTTCGCAGTTTGTACCCGACACGCAAAACCAGTGTCAGCTTCGAGGTGGACGGTAACATAAAACGGAAAAATAAACTAGTATTATTAGAGTCGGATTTGATCAAATGTGAAATGGATCATGGTGAACCGTTATATGTAACCATCAAGATTGAAGGGAAATCCATCATGGTACTTCAGAGTAATCCCATAGGCAATATGAAAATAAGGAAATGGTGTTGGAGGACGATTTACTTGAACGACTTTATCAATGACAATAAAATCATTGATACTTATAAACCAGTTATAGACAAGTTTATATCCTTAAGCGGCTGGCCTCAGTCTACAATGGAGTTATTGTGGAGTCGCGGAGGAAATGGACCGCCGCCATGTTTCCAAACAAATGGAACTTAA
- the LOC109605384 gene encoding LIM domain-binding protein 2 isoform X2, which yields MGDIRYLNINVCVEEYTDDSEEEVSSFSSDSGDNPPAPIDLDAIIASVMNSNAPKNEPKPPGPPLMPEVNLDDFDEVAELAPEPIDNGMNLHASNNLVRSFDRSGYISRTPRRYVSPVDAENPYLVLASLNERLAASPYHFREGWWERLVKDFFYDDACMEFFIPLLGQVKKYKLDRANIPAFFHSLYPTRKSSVNYQVPPGNIKRKNKLLLLESNLIKCQMKHGEPLHMTVNMEGESIMVLQTSPIDNMKIRKWCWQTTRLNDEKKIMEAYKYHRYIVESDINKFVSSSGWPQATMELLWSCGGSGPPPVPIHDSKQMEHKRMRDGDSNSSDTCKVPRLS from the coding sequence ATGGGGGACAtaaggtatttaaatataaatgtgtgtGTGGAAGAATACACCGACGACTCCGAAGAAGAAGTTTCTTCTTTTTCATCAGATTCAGGAGATAATCCACCTGCTCCAATTGACTTAGATGCAATAATAGCTAGTGTTATGAATTCAAATGCCCCAAAGAATGAACCAAAACCACCTGGCCCCCCACTAATGCCTGAAGTGAACCTTGATGACTTCGACGAAGTTGCCGAGTTAGCACCAGAACCAATAGATAATGGCATGAATTTGCATGCTTCAAACAACTTAGTAAGATCATTTGATAGATCAGGGTACATTAGTAGAACACCACGTAGATATGTCTCGCCAGTTGACGCAGAAAACCCGTATCTCGTCTTGGCCTCGCTCAATGAGAGATTGGCTGCCAGTCCTTACCATTTTAGGGAAGGGTGGTGGGAAAGGTTGGTCAAAGACTTCTTTTACGATGACGCGTGCATGGAGTTCTTCATTCCACTTCTCGGAcaagtaaaaaagtataagTTAGACAGAGCGAATATTCCAGCATTCTTTCACAGTCTGTACCCGACACGCAAATCCAGTGTCAATTACCAGGTACCACCAGGTAATATAAAAcggaaaaataaactattattactGGAGTCGAATTTGATCAAATGTCAAATGAAACATGGTGAACCGTTACATATGACCGTCAACATGGAAGGGGAATCCATCATGGTACTTCAGACTAGTCCGATAGACAAtatgaaaataagaaaatggtGTTGGCAGACGACTCGTCTAAATGATGAGAAGAAAATCATGGAAGCTTACAAATATCATCGATACATCGTTGAATCGGATATAAACAAGTTCGTATCCTCCAGTGGCTGGCCTCAAGCTACCATGGAGTTATTGTGGAGTTGCGGAGGAAGTGGACCGCCGCCTGTTCCTATCCATGATTCTAAACAAATGGAACATAAGCGGATGCGAGATGGAGATAGTAATTCAAGTGACACCTGCAAAGTCCCTAGATTGTCTTGA